A section of the Pediococcus inopinatus genome encodes:
- the gap gene encoding type I glyceraldehyde-3-phosphate dehydrogenase, protein MTVKIGINGFGRIGRLAFRRIYELGAKSNDIEVVAINDLTSPAMLAHLLKYDSTHGTFPGEVSATDDSIIVDGKKYRVYAEPKAQDIPWVKDDGVDFVLECTGFYTSKAKAQAHLDAGAKRVLISAPAGNDLKTVVYNVNDDVLTADDKIVSAGSCTTNCLAPMAYFLNQEFGIKVGTMTTIHAYTSTQMLLDGPVRGGNLRAARAAGVNTIPHSTGAAKAIGLVIPELVGKLQGHAQRVGVVDGSLTELVAILGKNVTADEVNAAIKKHTENNESFGYNEDEIVSSDVIGTTYGSIFDPTQTEVTSAGDNQLVKTVAWYDNEYGFTCQMVRTLLKFATL, encoded by the coding sequence ATGACTGTAAAGATTGGTATTAATGGTTTTGGACGTATCGGTCGTTTAGCTTTCCGTCGCATCTATGAATTAGGCGCAAAGTCAAATGATATTGAAGTTGTGGCTATCAATGATTTGACAAGTCCAGCAATGTTGGCACATTTATTGAAGTATGACTCAACACATGGCACTTTCCCTGGTGAGGTTAGCGCGACAGATGACTCCATCATTGTTGATGGCAAGAAATACCGTGTTTACGCAGAACCTAAAGCACAGGATATTCCATGGGTTAAAGATGATGGCGTTGACTTTGTTCTTGAATGTACAGGTTTCTATACATCAAAAGCAAAGGCACAAGCTCATTTGGATGCCGGCGCAAAACGTGTTCTGATTTCTGCTCCTGCTGGTAATGATCTTAAAACTGTTGTTTACAACGTTAATGATGACGTTTTAACTGCAGATGACAAGATTGTTTCTGCTGGCTCATGTACAACAAACTGTTTAGCACCTATGGCTTACTTCTTGAACCAAGAATTTGGTATCAAAGTAGGTACAATGACAACAATCCATGCTTACACAAGTACACAAATGTTACTTGATGGACCAGTTCGTGGTGGTAACTTACGTGCAGCTCGTGCTGCTGGTGTTAACACTATTCCTCATTCAACTGGTGCTGCTAAAGCTATTGGTCTTGTAATCCCAGAATTAGTTGGTAAATTACAAGGACATGCACAACGTGTTGGTGTTGTTGATGGTTCATTAACTGAATTAGTTGCAATCTTAGGCAAGAACGTTACAGCTGACGAAGTTAATGCTGCAATCAAGAAACATACAGAAAACAACGAATCATTTGGTTACAACGAAGACGAAATCGTATCTAGTGACGTTATCGGCACAACATACGGTTCAATCTTTGACCCAACACAAACTGAAGTTACAAGCGCTGGAGACAATCAATTAGTTAAAACTGTTGCTTGGTACGACAACGAATACGGCTTCACTTGCCAAATGGTACGTACTTTATTGAAGTTTGCTACTCTCTAG
- a CDS encoding sugar-binding transcriptional regulator: MQNELKWLEAIAPDMIDVFLKRFSVLRSIALMAPIGRRGLAIHLNMSERVLRTHTDMLRQLGMIQASPAGMTLTKEGRSALNGLSNMVDGMLGLQQSERELAQILNIDRCFIISGDSDHQDRVLDGMGTILNDTLAKMLPEGNNVIVVMGGNTMAQVAKEFSPELSTKRQLTFVPGRGGMGQSIAMQANTVCSIMAERTHGESQSMYVPEKLSEKSYQPLLEEPSVQLVLQLIEQSNVVIHGIGRADEMAERREVDPKILHLLQKKEAVGEAFGCFYNQQGEIVYRVPRIGLQFERINSIDHVLAVAGGHTKAQAIRSYMKLAPHQTYLVTDEGAANLILKK, from the coding sequence ATGCAAAATGAGCTAAAATGGCTAGAAGCAATCGCACCAGACATGATAGACGTTTTTTTAAAACGTTTCTCAGTCTTACGATCAATTGCCCTGATGGCTCCAATTGGTCGCCGTGGATTGGCCATTCATCTTAATATGAGTGAACGAGTCTTACGAACACATACTGATATGTTGAGACAGTTGGGGATGATTCAAGCTTCCCCAGCAGGGATGACATTGACTAAGGAAGGCCGTTCTGCTTTAAACGGTTTAAGTAATATGGTCGATGGCATGTTAGGTTTACAACAATCGGAACGGGAACTAGCACAGATTCTTAATATTGATCGTTGTTTTATTATTTCTGGAGATAGTGATCATCAAGATCGCGTTCTTGATGGAATGGGAACAATTCTTAACGATACACTTGCAAAAATGTTACCAGAGGGTAATAATGTAATAGTGGTGATGGGCGGAAATACAATGGCACAAGTTGCTAAAGAATTTTCTCCAGAATTATCCACTAAACGACAACTTACCTTCGTTCCTGGTCGTGGTGGTATGGGTCAATCAATTGCTATGCAAGCAAACACAGTTTGTTCAATCATGGCGGAACGTACACATGGTGAAAGCCAATCAATGTATGTCCCAGAAAAATTGAGTGAAAAGAGTTACCAGCCATTACTGGAAGAACCGAGTGTTCAATTGGTCTTACAACTGATTGAGCAAAGTAATGTTGTGATTCACGGAATTGGTCGCGCCGATGAAATGGCTGAACGCCGAGAAGTTGATCCGAAGATTTTGCACCTTTTACAAAAAAAGGAAGCAGTTGGAGAAGCTTTTGGTTGTTTTTATAATCAGCAGGGTGAGATCGTTTATCGGGTGCCTCGAATTGGTTTACAGTTCGAACGCATCAATTCAATCGATCATGTTTTGGCGGTTGCAGGTGGGCATACAAAAGCTCAGGCAATCCGTTCTTACATGAAATTAGCACCTCACCAGACGTATTTGGTTACTGATGAAGGTGCCGCAAACTTGATTTTAAAAAAGTAA
- the rpoN gene encoding RNA polymerase factor sigma-54 yields the protein MAIQQGLHQHQKQAQWLAMTQTLQQSIQVLQYNVEELQNFLNQKALENPLINVSTSREDLPISSQSRSSSQSVDENYMNQIPNDSHQSLFEYLLDQIHLTLRDTPLRNLVLFLLEYIDQDGYLDISLEDAMEKTGSNKVDMVDAVTLIQQLDPPGVGARNLQESLLLQAESDDWAPKNAITLLKENFEELANKKWALIAKQQEMTLAEIQEIFDYIRTLTPKPGARFNDEGPQYIFPDLIVENEEGELSIRMSRSAKPAVHFQQRYFQKMLQRKDSEVTDYVKGKKKEYDWISRSLQQRENTILRVGRVLVEHQQAFFLEKTKELRPLLLQDVALKLGLHESTISRAVNGKYLQTRFGTFELKSFFSSAVAKTDASPEGLSVDTVKQLLQKFIHEEDKRKPLSDAKIVKQLAERKIEVSRRTVAKYRESLNIPSSSARKRYEAD from the coding sequence TTGGCTATTCAACAGGGCCTACATCAACATCAAAAACAAGCTCAATGGTTAGCAATGACCCAGACGTTGCAGCAATCGATTCAAGTTCTACAATATAATGTTGAAGAATTACAAAATTTTTTGAACCAAAAGGCGTTGGAAAATCCATTAATTAATGTGTCAACTAGTCGAGAAGATCTACCAATTAGTTCGCAGTCCAGATCATCTTCACAATCAGTTGATGAAAATTATATGAATCAAATTCCAAATGACAGTCATCAATCCTTGTTTGAATATTTACTTGATCAGATTCATCTCACACTGCGAGATACTCCCTTACGGAATTTAGTTTTATTTTTACTTGAGTATATTGATCAAGATGGCTACTTGGACATTTCACTTGAAGACGCGATGGAAAAAACCGGGAGTAACAAGGTTGATATGGTGGATGCTGTAACGTTAATTCAGCAACTGGATCCGCCGGGCGTTGGGGCGAGAAATTTGCAAGAGAGTCTTTTACTTCAGGCTGAGAGCGATGATTGGGCACCAAAAAATGCGATCACGCTTTTAAAGGAAAATTTTGAGGAGTTAGCAAATAAAAAATGGGCCTTAATTGCTAAGCAGCAAGAAATGACTTTGGCAGAGATTCAAGAAATTTTTGATTATATCCGGACCTTAACCCCGAAGCCAGGCGCTCGTTTTAATGACGAGGGTCCTCAATATATTTTTCCAGATTTGATTGTGGAAAATGAGGAGGGAGAACTTAGTATTCGAATGTCGCGATCGGCTAAACCTGCCGTGCATTTCCAACAACGTTATTTTCAAAAGATGTTACAACGAAAAGATAGTGAAGTAACGGACTATGTCAAAGGGAAAAAGAAAGAGTACGATTGGATTTCTCGAAGCTTACAACAAAGAGAAAACACAATTTTACGGGTTGGAAGAGTTTTAGTTGAACATCAACAGGCTTTCTTCCTTGAAAAGACCAAAGAATTGAGGCCGCTGCTGTTACAAGATGTGGCCTTGAAATTGGGTTTACATGAATCCACAATTAGTCGGGCAGTCAATGGCAAGTATTTACAAACGCGCTTTGGTACTTTTGAACTTAAATCATTTTTTAGTAGCGCCGTGGCTAAAACAGATGCATCACCAGAAGGCTTATCGGTTGATACAGTGAAGCAGTTATTGCAGAAGTTTATTCATGAAGAGGATAAGCGTAAACCATTGTCTGATGCAAAAATTGTTAAACAATTGGCAGAACGTAAGATTGAGGTTTCTAGACGGACAGTTGCAAAATATCGAGAAAGTCTGAATATTCCGTCATCATCGGCACGAAAGCGGTATGAAGCAGATTAG
- the clpP gene encoding ATP-dependent Clp endopeptidase proteolytic subunit ClpP → MNLVPTVIEQSSRGERAYDIYSRLLKDRIIMLSGAIDDDVANSIIAQLLFLDAQDSEKDIYLYINSPGGVVTAGLAIYDTMNFIKSDVQTIVMGMAASMASVLASSGTKGKRFALPHSEVLIHQPSGGAQGQQTEIEIVAEEILKTRKQLNQILADNSGQPLKVINRDTERDHYFTAQEAVDYGLIDGIMANNEDLKK, encoded by the coding sequence ATGAACTTAGTTCCAACAGTTATTGAACAATCATCACGTGGCGAACGTGCTTATGATATCTATTCCCGTTTGTTGAAGGATCGAATCATTATGCTTTCCGGTGCTATCGATGATGACGTTGCTAACTCAATTATTGCCCAGCTTTTGTTTCTTGATGCCCAAGACTCTGAGAAAGATATTTACCTATATATCAACTCTCCCGGTGGTGTTGTAACTGCCGGCCTTGCAATTTACGATACAATGAACTTCATCAAATCTGATGTTCAAACAATCGTAATGGGGATGGCTGCATCTATGGCTAGTGTATTGGCATCGTCTGGTACAAAGGGCAAGCGTTTTGCTTTACCTCATTCAGAAGTGTTGATTCATCAGCCATCTGGTGGTGCTCAAGGACAACAAACTGAAATTGAAATTGTCGCAGAAGAAATTCTAAAGACACGTAAACAATTGAACCAAATCTTGGCTGACAATTCTGGTCAACCATTGAAAGTTATTAATCGTGATACCGAGCGTGATCATTACTTTACAGCTCAAGAAGCTGTTGATTACGGCTTGATTGACGGAATTATGGCCAATAACGAAGATTTAAAGAAGTAA
- the whiA gene encoding DNA-binding protein WhiA produces MSYASEVKKELTGIEVHPENAKAELMALIRMNGSINLVHHQLVLSVQTENPAIARRIYTLLKDFYSVEGELIVRRKMKLKKNNLYIVRLMTNAQAILEDLSILTNGFQINEKVPDDLLTTEGEIRSYLRGAFLAGGSVNNPETSRYHLEIYSLYETHNAMLTEWMNRYHLNARSTERRSGYIVYLKEAERIADFLSLIGATNSMLKFEDVRILRDMRNSVNRLVNCENANLTKVANASSKQINNIKYIDEMVGINKLPPKLQEVARVRLDNQEVSLKELGELIPSGAISKSGINHRLRKLNEYADKLRA; encoded by the coding sequence GTGTCGTATGCAAGTGAAGTAAAAAAAGAGCTAACTGGGATTGAAGTCCATCCTGAAAATGCAAAAGCTGAATTGATGGCTCTTATTCGCATGAATGGTTCAATTAATTTGGTTCATCATCAGTTAGTGTTAAGTGTGCAAACCGAAAATCCCGCAATTGCGCGACGAATTTACACACTATTAAAGGATTTTTACTCTGTTGAAGGGGAATTAATTGTTCGTCGCAAAATGAAGCTCAAGAAAAATAATCTTTATATTGTCCGTTTGATGACAAATGCCCAAGCTATTCTGGAAGATTTATCTATTTTAACGAATGGTTTTCAGATTAATGAGAAAGTGCCTGATGATTTACTGACAACTGAGGGTGAAATCCGTTCTTATTTAAGAGGTGCATTTTTGGCTGGAGGATCAGTTAATAATCCTGAAACAAGTCGATATCACTTGGAAATTTATTCTTTATATGAAACACACAACGCAATGTTGACTGAATGGATGAATCGATATCATTTAAATGCGCGTTCGACTGAGCGACGTAGCGGATATATTGTCTATTTGAAGGAAGCGGAACGAATTGCGGACTTCCTATCTTTAATTGGAGCAACCAATTCGATGCTGAAATTTGAGGACGTTCGGATTCTTCGTGATATGCGCAATTCTGTTAATCGGCTTGTAAATTGCGAAAATGCTAATTTGACGAAAGTTGCTAACGCTTCGAGTAAACAAATCAATAACATTAAATATATTGATGAAATGGTAGGAATTAATAAATTACCACCAAAACTTCAAGAGGTTGCGCGAGTTAGATTGGATAATCAAGAAGTCAGTTTAAAGGAATTGGGCGAGTTGATTCCAAGTGGTGCAATTTCAAAATCGGGGATTAACCATCGACTACGAAAATTAAATGAATATGCAGATAAATTACGTGCGTAG
- a CDS encoding gluconeogenesis factor YvcK family protein produces the protein MTKKHAAKNRPKFVVIGGGTGLPVILKSLKKQNADITAIVTVADDGGSSGVIRNYVNVVPPGDIRNVIVALSDLPKLELDIFQYRFKSNDSFLSGHAIGNLIIAALSEMKSGIFTAVQELSEMMKVDGHIYPASDEPLVLHAEFSDGSQLAGESEITAAHKTIKRIWVEPTSWKANEKPHAVQEAIDAILDADEIVLGPGSLFTSILPNLMISNIGDAVLKTTAEVVYICNIMTQKGETDNFTDSDHVRVLNEHLGQNFVDTVLVNTAKVPDDYMDYDRYDEYSTQVGSDFKGLRAQNCRVVSNNFLSLRDHGAFHDGDRVAEELFNMAGNPKACD, from the coding sequence ATGACAAAGAAACATGCGGCAAAAAATCGCCCTAAATTTGTGGTGATTGGTGGTGGGACTGGTTTACCGGTCATCTTAAAAAGCTTAAAAAAACAAAATGCAGACATCACAGCCATTGTTACAGTCGCTGATGATGGGGGGTCCTCAGGCGTCATTCGAAACTACGTCAACGTTGTGCCCCCTGGCGACATTCGTAATGTGATTGTGGCGCTTTCTGATTTGCCAAAACTAGAACTCGATATTTTTCAATATCGATTTAAAAGTAATGATAGTTTCTTATCTGGACATGCAATTGGGAACCTAATTATTGCGGCTTTATCGGAAATGAAATCGGGAATTTTTACTGCGGTCCAGGAACTTTCCGAAATGATGAAGGTTGATGGTCATATTTACCCAGCCTCAGATGAACCGCTTGTGCTTCATGCCGAATTTAGTGATGGCAGTCAATTGGCAGGAGAGTCTGAAATTACTGCCGCCCATAAAACAATTAAACGAATTTGGGTAGAGCCAACCTCTTGGAAGGCGAATGAAAAGCCACATGCTGTTCAAGAGGCCATTGACGCTATTTTAGATGCGGATGAAATCGTGCTTGGACCCGGAAGCTTATTCACGAGCATTCTCCCTAATCTGATGATTTCAAACATTGGGGATGCGGTTTTAAAAACCACAGCAGAGGTTGTGTACATTTGTAACATTATGACTCAAAAAGGCGAAACGGATAACTTCACGGACTCCGATCATGTTCGGGTGTTGAATGAGCACTTGGGACAAAATTTCGTCGATACTGTGCTCGTAAATACAGCTAAGGTACCTGATGACTACATGGATTATGATCGTTACGACGAGTATTCTACTCAAGTTGGATCCGATTTTAAAGGCTTAAGAGCTCAAAACTGTCGGGTGGTTTCCAATAACTTTCTTAGTTTGCGCGACCACGGAGCTTTTCATGATGGTGATCGGGTGGCCGAAGAATTGTTTAATATGGCAGGAAATCCTAAAGCCTGTGACTAA
- the rapZ gene encoding RNase adapter RapZ translates to MTDEKMQLVIVTGMSGAGKTVAMQSFEDLGFFCVDNMPPALLPKFWELVKESGKINKVALVVDLRSRAFYDQILHMLTDEDSEPATIDSQILFLDTSDKELISRYKETRRSHPLAMDGRVIDGVRKERELLAPIRSNAQYVIDTTSMTPRELREQIFENFGTEGATGKFHIEVVSFGFKYGLPIDADIVMDVRFLPNPYYVPELKSKSGLDDAVYKYVMEQPVTEKFYNHFISLLKYVMPGYQKEGKSTVTIAIGCTGGQHRSVAIAKRVAEDLESDYTVHIQHRDMNKRKETVNRS, encoded by the coding sequence ATGACAGATGAAAAAATGCAATTAGTCATTGTAACCGGAATGAGTGGAGCTGGGAAAACAGTTGCCATGCAAAGCTTTGAAGACCTTGGCTTTTTCTGTGTGGATAACATGCCACCCGCACTCTTACCTAAGTTTTGGGAATTGGTTAAAGAGTCTGGGAAGATTAACAAGGTTGCCTTGGTTGTGGATTTAAGGTCACGTGCTTTTTATGACCAAATTTTACACATGCTTACGGATGAGGATTCAGAGCCAGCTACAATTGATTCTCAAATTCTTTTTCTAGACACATCCGATAAGGAATTAATTTCTCGCTATAAAGAAACACGTCGTTCGCATCCGCTAGCAATGGATGGCCGTGTGATTGATGGTGTGCGTAAGGAACGAGAACTTTTGGCCCCAATCCGTTCAAATGCGCAATATGTGATTGACACCACTTCAATGACACCGCGTGAATTACGAGAACAGATTTTTGAGAATTTTGGTACAGAAGGTGCAACAGGGAAATTCCATATCGAAGTGGTTTCTTTTGGTTTTAAATATGGGCTCCCAATTGATGCAGATATCGTGATGGACGTTCGATTCTTACCTAACCCTTATTATGTGCCAGAGCTAAAGAGTAAGTCTGGCTTAGACGATGCTGTGTACAAGTATGTGATGGAACAACCTGTTACTGAAAAATTCTATAATCATTTTATTTCATTATTAAAATATGTAATGCCTGGTTATCAAAAAGAAGGCAAGTCGACAGTCACAATTGCAATTGGCTGTACAGGCGGTCAACACCGGTCTGTGGCGATTGCAAAGCGTGTTGCTGAAGATTTGGAGTCCGACTATACTGTTCATATTCAACATCGTGATATGAACAAGCGAAAGGAAACTGTGAATCGATCATGA
- the uvrA gene encoding excinuclease ABC subunit UvrA, producing MANDKIVIHGARAHNLKDIDVTIPKNKMVVITGLSGSGKSSLAFDTLYAEGQRRYVESLSAYARQFLGQMDKPDVDSIDGLSPAISIDQKTTSKNPRSTVGTVTEINDYLRLLWARVGHPICPNDGTLITSQSVEQMVDKVLSLPERTKLQIMSPIVRAKKGQHKKIFEKIKREGFVRVRVDGEIHDIEEELDLNKSKMHTIEIVIDRIVVKDGIRSRLFDSFEAALRLSGGYATADLINGEPILFSEHYSCPVCGFTVGELEPRLFSFNAPFGACPDCDGLGVKLEVDMDLVVPDTSKTLREGALAPWNPISSQYYPSLLEQACDAFGIDMDTPFEKLSKADKDFVLYGSKGKTFHFHYENDFGGVRDVDAEFEGVIENVDRRYRETNSDFTRDVMRGYMRELTCQTCHGYRLNRKARSVKVMDQHIGEVSSLPINDAMDFFNHVVLSEQESAIAKPILKEIRDRLTFLKNVGLEYLTLSRASRTLSGGEAQRIRLATQIGSNLSGVLYILDEPSIGLHQRDNDRLIGSLKKMRDLGNTLIIVEHDEDTMRAADYLIDVGPGAGDNGGKIMAAGTPEEVEKNPASLTGQYLAGKKFVPVPLKRRKGNGKKITIKGASENNLKNINVDFPLGKFVAVTGVSGSGKSTLVNMVLKRALAQKLNRNSEKPGKYRSISGVKNIEKIINIDQSPIGRTPRSNPATYTSVFDDIRGLFAQTNEAKLRGYQKGRFSFNIKGGRCEACKGDGILKIEMNFLPDVYVPCEVCKGKRYNSETLEVKYKGKSIADVLEMTVEEALNFFEPIPKIRRKLQTIVDVGLGYVQMGQSATTLSGGEAQRMKLASELHKQSAGKSFYILDEPTTGLHTDDIKRLLEVLQRLVDKGNTVLVIEHNLDVIKTADYLIDLGPEGGAGGGSIVATGTPEQVAEVKESYTGQYLKPILKRDKKRTTEVSLTDAKA from the coding sequence TTGGCAAACGATAAAATTGTCATTCATGGTGCACGAGCACATAATTTAAAAGATATTGATGTAACCATTCCAAAAAATAAAATGGTTGTAATCACAGGCTTATCAGGTTCAGGAAAAAGTTCGTTAGCCTTTGATACCTTGTACGCTGAAGGCCAACGACGGTATGTTGAGAGTTTATCAGCATATGCGCGTCAGTTTTTGGGACAGATGGATAAGCCAGATGTTGATTCAATTGATGGATTAAGTCCGGCAATTTCGATTGACCAAAAAACGACCTCTAAAAATCCCCGTTCCACGGTGGGAACTGTGACGGAAATTAATGATTACTTACGTCTTTTGTGGGCCCGGGTTGGTCATCCTATTTGTCCCAATGATGGGACACTGATTACGAGTCAATCTGTGGAACAGATGGTTGATAAGGTATTGTCGCTCCCAGAACGCACCAAGCTCCAAATTATGTCACCAATTGTGCGTGCTAAAAAGGGACAGCACAAGAAAATCTTTGAAAAAATTAAACGCGAAGGCTTTGTGCGCGTTCGGGTCGATGGCGAAATTCATGATATTGAAGAAGAGCTTGATCTCAACAAAAGCAAAATGCATACCATTGAAATTGTGATTGATCGAATTGTGGTTAAGGACGGAATTCGCTCCCGTTTATTTGACTCATTTGAAGCTGCTTTGCGTTTGAGTGGTGGGTATGCCACTGCTGATTTGATCAATGGTGAACCAATCTTGTTTTCTGAGCACTATTCTTGCCCAGTTTGTGGGTTCACAGTGGGCGAATTAGAACCGCGGTTATTCTCCTTCAATGCACCATTTGGAGCCTGTCCTGATTGTGATGGATTAGGTGTAAAGCTTGAAGTTGATATGGATCTGGTTGTGCCAGACACAAGTAAAACTTTACGAGAAGGTGCCTTGGCGCCTTGGAATCCAATTAGTTCACAATATTATCCAAGCTTATTAGAACAAGCTTGTGATGCTTTTGGAATTGATATGGATACGCCGTTCGAAAAACTTAGCAAAGCGGATAAAGATTTTGTCCTTTATGGATCAAAAGGTAAAACATTTCATTTTCATTATGAAAATGATTTTGGTGGTGTTCGCGATGTTGATGCCGAGTTTGAGGGCGTGATTGAAAACGTGGATCGTCGTTATCGAGAGACTAACAGTGATTTCACACGTGACGTAATGCGTGGTTACATGCGTGAATTGACCTGTCAAACGTGTCACGGTTATCGTTTAAACCGCAAAGCGCGAAGTGTTAAAGTTATGGATCAGCATATTGGTGAAGTTTCCAGTTTGCCAATTAATGATGCGATGGACTTTTTTAATCATGTCGTTTTATCTGAACAAGAAAGTGCCATTGCCAAACCAATTTTAAAAGAAATTCGTGATCGGCTAACTTTTCTTAAAAATGTTGGTTTAGAATACTTAACTTTAAGTCGCGCGTCCCGGACTTTATCGGGTGGAGAAGCTCAACGAATTCGATTGGCTACTCAAATCGGATCTAATTTATCTGGTGTTTTGTATATTTTGGATGAGCCTTCAATTGGACTACATCAACGAGATAACGACCGGTTAATTGGATCATTAAAGAAGATGCGTGATCTTGGGAACACATTAATTATTGTCGAACATGATGAAGATACCATGCGAGCGGCGGATTACTTAATTGATGTTGGTCCCGGTGCTGGTGATAATGGTGGCAAAATTATGGCTGCTGGAACACCTGAAGAAGTTGAAAAGAACCCGGCTTCGCTAACTGGCCAATACTTAGCTGGTAAAAAATTTGTGCCAGTTCCTTTAAAAAGGCGTAAAGGTAATGGTAAGAAGATTACAATTAAAGGTGCGTCTGAAAACAATTTAAAGAATATTAATGTGGATTTTCCCCTTGGCAAATTTGTAGCTGTAACCGGTGTTTCCGGATCGGGAAAGTCGACACTTGTTAATATGGTTTTAAAACGCGCTTTAGCACAAAAATTAAATCGTAATTCTGAAAAGCCAGGCAAGTATCGATCAATTTCTGGTGTAAAAAACATTGAAAAAATTATTAACATTGACCAAAGCCCAATTGGGCGGACTCCAAGAAGTAATCCGGCAACGTATACAAGTGTCTTTGATGATATTCGTGGGTTATTTGCGCAAACCAATGAAGCCAAATTACGTGGGTATCAAAAAGGTCGTTTTAGTTTCAATATCAAAGGTGGCCGCTGTGAAGCATGTAAAGGCGATGGAATTCTTAAAATTGAAATGAACTTTTTACCAGATGTTTATGTTCCTTGTGAGGTTTGCAAGGGAAAGCGGTATAATTCAGAAACCCTTGAAGTGAAATACAAAGGAAAGAGCATTGCGGATGTTTTAGAAATGACCGTTGAAGAAGCTTTGAACTTCTTCGAACCAATTCCTAAAATTCGGCGTAAACTGCAAACCATTGTGGATGTCGGCCTTGGTTATGTCCAAATGGGTCAGTCTGCAACGACATTATCTGGTGGGGAAGCGCAACGGATGAAGCTTGCTTCTGAACTGCATAAACAATCTGCAGGGAAGAGTTTCTACATTTTGGACGAACCAACTACTGGTTTGCATACTGACGATATCAAACGTTTATTGGAAGTTTTGCAGCGATTAGTAGATAAAGGCAATACCGTTTTGGTTATCGAACATAATCTGGATGTCATTAAAACGGCTGACTATTTAATTGACCTTGGACCAGAAGGCGGGGCCGGCGGTGGTTCAATTGTCGCAACAGGTACACCTGAACAAGTTGCTGAAGTAAAGGAAAGTTATACTGGGCAGTATTTAAAGCCGATTTTAAAACGTGATAAGAAACGGACTACAGAAGTTTCTTTGACTGACGCAAAAGCCTAA